The DNA region CCGGACGATGGACGTCAGCGCCGCTGCGGGGACGCCGTACCCACCAATCAGGACGGTGCGCAGCGTCGACACCACCAGGTGGTCGGGCGGCGTCGGGTCGGCTGCGAGCAGTACGTCGAGCAGGTCGGCGGCGGCACCCGGCTCCACGGCGCCTGGGCCGCCGGGGCGGCGGTCACCGGCTGTCCGCCGCTGGGCGACGACGGCGGTCAGGGTGTCGGTGAACCGCCGGTGGGCGTGCCGGAAGCGTCGCCGTCGCGCAGTCGGCAGCCAGGCCGGCGGCGTGTAGGAGGCAGTCTCGAACGGTGCGGTGGCGGCGATGGCGTCGGCGAGTGTGCGGGGTACGTCGCCGGCGTCGGCACCGAGGCAGTGGTCGGCGATCGACCGGGCGGCGAAGCCGCGCATCACGTCGAGTACGTCGACCTCGTGGCCGCCGGTGGCGGTCAGCACCTGGTCGAGGATCTGGGCGGTCCGGATGTCGGTGGTGGTCGTCGCCTGCCCGACCAGCCCGGCCCGCGCCGCCCGCCGGGCCGGTGTCCACTCCCGTCCGGAGGCGGCGGCGAACTCCAGGTCGGGCGGGCCGTCGAAGGGCGCGAGCTCGGTGACGAAGTCGCCGCCGGTGCGGGCGAGGACGTCGTGGGCGACGACCGGGTCGATGACGCAGACGGTGCGCTCGTCGAACGAGAACACGTCGCCGTACTCGGTGTGGCAGCGTCGGAGGAAGCCGATCCGGTCGGCCTCGTACGGCCGGATGTTGCCGGTCAGCCAGTGCCCGCGCGGACCCGGTGGTCGGTTGGTCGCCACGGGTCCGGCGGGACGTGGTCGGCGGGGCAGCGTTGGATCAGCCGTAGTGGTAGGGCCAGTAGATGTAGCGTCCGCTGACGCGACGCCGGCCGATGAGCCGGGTCGCCAGGTGCCGGAGCGTGCGCATCTCGGCCACCTCCTCGATCAGTTGAGATGAATCGATCTCATGATCGTGGCACGTACCGGAGCGATCACGCAATGGAGCCGAATGAAAACTTGAGGTTACGGAGGTGGGGTCGACGTATTTCCGCCTAAGACGTCACCGGCCGGGCCGGACGGGACGCTGGTCGTCCCGTCCGGCCCGGCCGGCGGTGCCGTACGGTGCTGTTACCTCAGCGGTGGTGCAGCGGCCTGGTCACCGCCGCGAAGGCGTCGACGATGCCGTGACCGTAGAACCCGTTGAAGTTCTTCCCGCCGTCGCAGTAGGCGTCCCACTCGGGGGAGCGGCCCTCGTTGGCGTACGACACCAGACGCGGCTCCGGGCAGGCCGTCTTGGCCGCCGTCCGGTACAGGTGCGCCTCCACCTTGTCCGGGTCGAGGGTCAGCCCGCCGCGCCGCACGTCGCGCTTGCCGTACTTGCTGACGATCAGCGCGGCCACCCCGGAGACGTGCGGGGACGCCATCGAGGTGCCCTGCAGGTACGTGTAGTAGGCGCAGGCCCCGGCTGCGGTGCACTCCTTGGCGACGTACGCCTCGGCGCCGGGCACGATGTTGCCGTCGGCGTCGACCGCGCCCTCCTCCTGCAGCACGTGCAACGGGTACGACGACAGGATCGTGTTGTCGTACGTCCGATGGGTCGGGGTGCCGTACCCGTCGCGGAACCAGCCGCCCGGCGCGGCCACCGAGATCTGCTCGGTGCCGTAGTTGGAGTAGTCGGCCTTGGCCTTCGACGGGCCGATCGCCGACACCCCGATCACGTGCGCGCCCTCGACCGGCAGGTCCCAGCAGGTCGCGTTGTCGATGGTGCGCAGCCGGGGCGTGCCGCCGTAGTTCGGGCTCGACGAGTCCGGGCGGGGGCTGCCGAGGTCCTCGTGGTTGTTGCCGAGCGAGCCGACCAGGGTGACGCCGCGCTTGTGGGCGTACCGCAGGGCCCGGTTGACCGCCTCGATGGTGGCCCGCTGCGACGCCTGCTCCTCGGCGGAGTCGGCCGGGTTGTTCAGGCAGTTGTACAGCCACGGGTCGACGTAGAACGACATGTTGACCACGTCGATGCCGGCGTCACCGGCGTAGACCAGGGCGTTGACGACCGAGTCGAGGAAGAAGTAGCCGGAGTCCTGGCCGCCCTTGAGCGCCACCAGGCTGACGTTGGGGGCGACGCCGGACAGGCCGAATCCGTTGGCGGCCGCGCCGATGGTGCCGGCCACGTGGGTGCCGTGGCCGCTGTCGTCGCGGTCGACCGGGTCGAGGCAGCTCTCGACCTCGCACGGGCCGTCGATCTCGGGGATGTCGGGGGCGAAGTTGCGTGACAGCGAGTAGCTGAAGTTCGGCCGCAGGTCCGGGTGCTGGCCGTCGATGCCGGTGTCCAGGATGCCGACGGTGACGCCGCGCTCGCCCGGTTCGACCTTGCGGGACTTGTCGGCCCGCATCATTGCCAGACCCCACAGCTTCTCGTCGAGCGGGTCCATCCGGGCGCCCCGGTGGCCGCCGGCGCCGGCCGGCCGGCCGCCGACGATGCGGTGCTCCTGCTCGACGGCGTCGAAGCGGGCCCGGGGGGCATAGCCGATGGCGCGTTTCTCGGCGGCACCGAGCAGCGCCGGGGCGGCTGCGACCCGGGCGGCGAAGTCGGCCTCCTCGGTGACGACCTCGTACATGCCGACACTGGTGGTGCTGGCCACGACGGTGCCGCCGGCGGCCTCGATCGCGGCGACGGCCGCGGCGGTGCTGGTGCCGGCCTCGGCGACCACTGTGTATGCGGCGGTGTCGTGCGACGTGTCCGGCGCGGCCACGGCCGGTCCGGCCGGTACGGCGCCCAGCAGGGCCAGCGCCGTCACGGTCGCGACAGTGCCAGCGGTGAAGCGTCTGCTCACCACATCATCCCCTTCGTAGAATGTGCATGCATCACACGGGATCGACGCCGCTACGGGTAGTGGCGCCTGGGGTAATGTACAGCCGCTTCGTTACCGACGGGAGTCCACAGCGGGCGGTGCCGACCGGGCCGGTCCCGTGGGTCGTGGCCGGTGATCGGAGTGGGCGCCGAGGTCAGTGGGCGGTGCCGATCCGCCAGTAGCCGGTGAAGGTGATCCGCCGCTTCGGCACTCCGATGTCGACGAGGTGGCGGCGGCCGCTGGTCGGCAGGGCCTGCTCACCGGCCAGATAGGCGGAGACGGTGGCCGGGGTGTCGGTGGTCCAGGCCGTGACGGCGGCGAGCGCCACGGAACCGGGGCGGGTGCCGGGTTCCCGGTGCAGCCAGCGCACCTCGAAGCCGTCAGGGGCGTCGACCGGTTGGGCGTCGGCCGGGTCGGGGATCTCGACGACGGCCAGGCCGACGGCGTCGCGTGGCAGGTCGCGCAGGATGCCGGCGATCGCCGGCAGCGCCGTCTCGTCGCCGGCCAGCAGGTGGTACGTGGTGTCCGCAGGGTAGTCGTAGCCGCGACCCTGGTCGAGCAGGGCGACGGTGTCGCCGGGGGTGGTCCGCTGCACCCAGCGGGTCGCCACCCCGTCGTCACCGTGCACGACGAAGTCGATGTCGAGTTCCCGGGCGGCGGGGCGGAACGCCCGTACGGTGTAGTTGCGCAGGTGCGGGCGGGTCGCGGCCGGCATCCGCAGGTACTTCAGGTAGCCGATGGTGTCGGCCCGGTGCGGTACGTCGAAGTTGGTCTCACCGTGTTCCTGGGGCAGGAACAGCCGGAACCAGTGGTCGAAGCCGTGGTCCGGTAGTCGCTGCAGTTGCTCGCCGCCGACGGTGACCCGGATGATGTTCGGGCTGATCCGTTCGGTGCCGACGACGTCGACGACACACAGCGTGGTGTGCTTCTTGGCATCCTTGAAGCTCATGAGCTCTCCTTCCGGCGGCCCGCTGGCGCCGCCCGCCCGTTGCGCCCCGGCACCGACGATCATCGTTAGGTCAGGTTTGCCTAACCTTAGTTGATGCCGGAGTCGTCGGGAAGCGCCGCCGCGTCGCCGGCCGTGGACCGCCGGTCACCGCTGGCCGGTCTCTGCTGGCCGGTCTCTGCTGGCGGGTCTCTGCTGGCGGGATGTCGCGCAGGATTGGCACCGCTGCCACTGTCCCGGCCGGACACCGATCGGTGACGATCCGACCATGTCGAAGGTTCTCGCCGTACCGCCGGCGCCGCCGGCCGCCGCAGCCGCCCATTTCGCCGCCCAGCTGGCCTACCAGACCGACGTCAGCGACGTGTACGCCGATCTGGCTGCCACGGTGCCCGGTCTGGTCGTCGTGGACGCCCGGGGAGTCGAGGCGTGGCGGCACGGCCGGTTGCCCGGCGCGCTGCACCTGCCGCACCAGGAGATCGCCGCCCGGGCCGCCGACGTGGTGCCCGCCGACACGGTCGTCGTCACCTACTGCTGGGGACCGGGATGCAACGGCGCGACCCGGGCCGCGTTGCGCTTCGCCGCGCTCGGCTACCAGGTGAAGGAGATGATCGGTGGATACGAGTACTGGGTGCGGGAGGGGTTCGAGGTCGTCACCGACGCGGGGCCGCGTCGTGCGCGGGTCGACGAACTGACGGCCGTCGCCGCCAGCTGCGACTGTTGACCCACTGCCGCGGCCGGGCGGATGCTCCCGACGTGACCGACCAACGCCGGCGGCCGCCCACCTGCGGGTGGGCGGCCGGCACGGGTCGGAACTGACCGGTCGGTCACTGGGTGAGCTCGGCGACCTCCTCGGCGGTGAGCCGGCCCCGGGTGGCGGTGGCCGCCGCCGACCGGGCGGCCGCGGCGGGTGCGCTCGTCGGGGGCTCCGGCGGCCGCCGCCAGTGCCAGTCGGTGACCGCCTGGTACGCGGCGGCCACCGACAGCAGCCGGTCCTCGGCGTACGGCAGTCCACCGAGGATGGTGCCGATCGGCACCCCGCCGCCGGTGAACCCGATCGGGAGCGCGATCTCCGGCAGCCCGACGATGTCGAACGGCACCGGACTGGTCTGCACCACCACGTCGCAGGTGCCGAAGATCTGATCCAGGATCCGCTCCAGCAGCAGCAACTTGGCCCGCTGTCCGGTGACGTAGCCGTTGGCGTCGAGCAGGCAGCCCTGCAGCCAGCTGGTCACCGACACGCCGAAGCCGCGCAGGTCGTCGCGCAGATACGGCATGAACGGCTCGCTGCGCTCGGGCAGTCGGACGTTGTTGAACGCGCTGCCGGTGAGCAGGTCCCACTCGTCGGGGAACGGCACCTCGACCAGCTCGCACTCGGGGATCGCCGCCATGGCGGAGAGGAACGCCTGGCGGGCGAGCGCGGTCTCGGAGGTGCCGTCGGCGTAGCCGGGCAGTACGCCGATCCGGGTCTTCCACCGCATCCGCAGGTTGCCGCCGTCGTAGCGCGGGGTGGCCGCGTTGATCAGGTTCGGCACCGGCGGCAGGCCCTGACTGCGCGGGTCGGCCGGGTCCGGTCCGGCCATCGCCATCAGCATGATGGCGGCGTCCTTGGCGTCGCGGGCCAGCGGTCCGGGATGGTCGCGGCTGTAGGTCAGCGGAATGATCCCGGCCAGTGACACCCGGCCCATCGTGGGCTTGATGCCGGTGAGGTTCTGCGCGTTGGACGGCGCGGTGATCGAACCGCCGGTCTGGGTGCCGATGCCGGAGGTGGCCATCCGGCCGGCGACGGCGGTCGCGGTGCCGGTCGAGGAGCCGCCCGGGTTGGTCGACGGGTTCGTCGGCGTCCAGGCGTTGATCGTGGTGATCTGACCGTTCGGCAGCGTGGCCCGGCTGGTGGCCAGCGGCCCCATCTGGGTCTTGCCGAGCACGATGCCGCCCTGCACGGTCAGCTTCGCCACCGACGTGGCGTCGTACGGCGGCACGAAGTCCTGGAACAGGTAGGAGCTCGCGGTCGTCAGCACACCTTCGGTGAAGTAGTTGTCCTTGATGGCCAGCGGGATGCCGTGCAGCGGACCCCGGTACGGGCGGTTGGCCCACTGCCGGGCGGCCTTGAGCGCCGCCTCCGCGGTGACCAGGTTGAACGCCTGGTACGTGGAGTCGTAGGCGGCGATCCGGTCCAGGTACGCCTGCACCAGCTCCACCGGGACGATCTTGTTGTGCCGGATCATCCAGGCGGCCTCGGACAACGTCCACTCGGTCGGATCGGACATGACCGACTCACGAGGTTTGTTGTACGCGGCGCCCTTGTCCAGCTCAGGGTTGAACTTGACCGCTGGGCCGCTGACCGGGCTCGGCGCGGCCGAGGCGATGCCGGCCAGGCCGGGAAACGCCACGGTGCCGACGGTGGTGGCGGCGGCCAGAGCCGCGGTGCGGGCCAGGAACGCCCGGCGGTCGAGAAGCCGGTCCAGCGGTTGCTGTACGTCTGTCATGGCGTCCTCTGTCATCAGGGCTTGCGCCATTCGGTGCTGATGGACGGGTAGAGCATCGGCGCCGGCTGCTGGGACAGCGCCATCGCCGTCGCCGGGTCGGTGGCGTCCGGAGTGGGCAGCTGGTACGCGGCGAGCGTCGGGACGGTGCTGCGCATGAACGACCGCAGCGAGGCGAGTACGGAGTCACGACCGGGGGAGCCGGTGACCGGGTCGGCGGTGGTGCCGGCGGGCAGCTGGTCGAGGTCGATGCCGAGCGAGGCGAGCCGGGCGACGATCAGGGTGTTGAGCTGATCGTCGGTCGGAGGGGTCGGGGCCATGGAACCTCCTGGCTGTGAAGCGATGGCCCACAATCTGCGGTCGGTTCGTGTCCAAGACGTGTCGCGACCATCACGTGATCATGAAAATGCCCTGGTCAAGGCCGATCGATGGGTCATTGTGCCGGCCCTGGTACGGATTGCCAGTTGATGCCGTCCACGGTGACCTGGTTGGCCGACCACGGATGGTGACCGGAGCTCCACAACCGTCCCGGCAGCGCGTCGAGGACGCCGTACGGCCCGGCCGTGCCGGCGGTGAACGTCGCGCCGTCGTCGTCGCTCACCCACGTTGGACACCGGTCCCGGCCGGTGCCGGCGACCAGCAGCCGCCCGTCGGCGCCGATGGTCGCCACCCTGGTCGTTACGGCGGGCAACGTCGTCGGCACCTCCTGCCACCGCTGGCCGCCGTCGTCGCTGCGCCACAGCGTCGGCCGGCTGCCGACGCGGCTGTCGAACAGCGCGAACGCCGTCGCGGCGTCCCGGGCGGCCAGCCCGCTGACCGTGGACCCGGCCGGCCCGGCGCTCACCCGCCAGCTGGCGCCCTGGTCGGTGCTGACCGCCACCGCGGTACCCGTGCCGCCGACGGTGTACCCGGCCGTCCAGATCGCGCCGTCGGCGGTGACGTAGACCAGCCCCGTGTCGGTCGGGGGGTCGGCCAGCCGGTACAGCCGACCGTGCAGCGGGTCGACGGCGACCGGCGGCCGCAGGTCCGGGCAGGGCGTCAGACAGTTCACTGGCACCGCCCACGGGGGGAAGGCCTCGACGGTCAGCGCCGTGCCCGTCGCGTCCGACCAGGTACGGCCCGCGTCGGTCGAGACGTGGTCGGTGGCGCCGACGCCGACCACGTACACGTCCGGGGTGAGCGCGAACGCGGTGACCCGCGACACCCGGTGGCCGCCGGTGTCACGCAGACACGACGTTCCGGGGTCCGGCCCGACCAGGGGCAGCCAGCTGGCGCCGCCGTCCACACTGCGGGTGAACCGGACCCGGCAGTCCTGCTCACTGGTCTCGTAGCCGACCACCGTCCGGTCGTCGAAGACCACCAGCCGCAGCGGGAAGGCGGGCCGATCGTCCGCGTCCGGGTCCCGCCCGACGGTGGCGGCCAGCCCGGGGGCGACGACCGCGACGACGAGCAGTCCGATCGCCACCCCGACCAGGGTCGCCAGCCGACGGCGGGCCCGCGCCCGCAGCCGCCCCAGCGGTGGTGCGGTGACCCGCCGACCGATCCGGTCGGCGTCGAAGCCGGTCACAGGGGTCTCAGGCATGACTACTCCGATCCGGACGCGGCGCGTCGAGCAGCGCCGCCAGGGCGACCCGGCCCCGCGACAGCCGGGACTTCACGGTGCCCTCGGTCACCCCGAGGGCTTCGGCCACCTCGGCGACCGGCAGATCGGCCAGATAGTGCAGGGCGATCGCGTGCCGCTGCCCGTCCGGCAGCTCCCGCAGCGCCCGCATCAGGGCGACGTGCGCGGTGGAGGTGTCGGCGACGAGCCGTTCGGCCTCGACCGGTGCCGCGAGCCGGGGCAGCAGCCGGGCCAGGATCCGGCGCCGTCGGTGCCGGCTGCGGGCGAGGTTCACCGCCACCCGGCGCAACCACGCCTCCGGGTTGTCGAGCGTGGCGAACCGCTGCGGGAACATCAGCGCCCGCACGAACGCCTCCTGCACGACCTCCTGCGCCTCACCGAGGTCACCGGTGACCGCGTACAACTGGACGACGAGCCGTCGGTAGCAGCCGGCGTACAGCGCGCCGACGATGTCGCCGGCGGGCGCCGGGGAGTCTCGCATGCCTTGTCCCACTCCCCGGCGGGGTGCCAGGTTCCCGCGATCGGCGATCGGCGATCGGCGATCGGCGGTCCGGTCAGGGCCGGGGCGGTCCGGCGGCGGTGGCGCCCCGGCAGCCGGGTGGATCCTCCGGGTGCGCCCGGCCGCAGAAGAAGATCTCCTGCGGCTCCTGGTCGACCTGCGGCACGCTGGCGACGTACATCAGCGACAGGCGTTTCTCCACCGGCTCGCCGGTGCCGGCGTGGAACGTCGTCGGCCCGGTCACCCCGTCGTACGCCCCAGCGGTGTTCTGCCGCAGCACCTCGGTGAAGAGCGCGACCGCGCTCACCGCCGCCGGATCCCACGGCCGGGAGCCGACGGTCAACCGTGCGCCGAGCTCCTTCATCGCGTCGGTCAGCATCATCGTCGCGTCGTAGGCCAGCGCGACCCGCTCACCGACCGGTGGCCCGGTGTCGCCGGTGCAGCGCCGTTGGCCCAGCAGATCGTCGCGGCGGATCAGGTCGAGGAACCGTCGCCGCTTCTCGTCGACGCTGGAGTCGGCGACGAGCCGGCTGCACATCGCCAGCGCCGCCTTGGACACGTACGTCACCGGCAGGTTGCCCGGCGCGTTGGCGCGCAGCTGCGGGTTGGCCAGGTAGCGGTTGACCGAGTCGTCGGCGACGAGGTGGCGGGGCGGATCGTTGCGGCAGTCCCGCAGCGCCTCCAGGAACTCGTCGAACTCCGAGTAGCGACCGGCGAAGAAGAGCAGCCCGGAGTAGCCGCACTCGTGCCGTAACGAGTCACCGACCCGGAACGGGGTCACCGTCGCTCGATCGCCGAACCGGGTCCGCATCCCGGAGACCAACGTGTTGACGTAGAGGTCGTCGGCGAGCGGACTGTCGTCGCCGGTGGTGTAGTAGACGTGCGCCTCGTCGACGCCGAGCACGTCGCTGGCGTACGTCGACACCAGCTTCACCTGGTCGACGTTGGGGGCCACCATCTGCAGGTAGAGCTTCGAGTGCTGGTGCAGCCCGTCCGCGGACAGCGTCGGGGCGATCGCCGGCAGCCGGACCTCGTGCAGCCGCCGCAGCGCCGCCGCCGTGGTGGCGCGGCTCTCGACCAGGCCGACCACCCCGACGACCGTCGGATCCCGGCTCGCCAGCCCGGCGACCAGTTCGACGGTCCGCTCGGCGTGACGCATCTGCTTGCCGCCGTTGGCCACCACGATCCGCAGCAGCGGCAGTCCGTCGGTGCTCGCCGACCCTTTCATCAGCGCGTACTGCGCGACCGCCATCCCCTCCAGCTCTTCGCGTTCGGAGACGTAGGAGACCTCCCGTGGACCGGTCCGCTGGCCGGTCATGATGCCCAGGTACACCAGCGTCATCAACGGCCGGCGCCGCTGGCTGGCCTGCGAGATCTGGGTCACCTCCGCGTTCTGCCGGAAGATCCGCTCCTGGATGTCGCGCAGCGCCTGCTGACCGGGGTCGTGGTTGAACACGTACCGCAAGCTGTCGCTGTAACCGATGCACTCGCCGTCGATCAGCCGCAACGCGATCTGGCCCTGGCCGGGATGCGGCAGACAACCCGGCCCCCAGCGCCCGCCGGCCCAGGCCCCACCGGCGGCGACCAGGGCCAGGACCACGGCCGCCGCGACGGTGCGTCGGGCCCACCAGGGCGGTGCCGGCGGCACCAGGTCGGGCACCACCGGGTGGGCGTGCCGGTCGGTACGCTCCAGCGTCGACTCCAGCACCAGGAACCAGGCATCGGTACGGCGAAGCCGACGCTGCTCCGGCAGGGCGTCCCGCCACGCGTCCAGACCGATGCCCGCCTCGGCCAGGTGCAGCGGCGTCGGGATGCCCGTGGCGGCCGACCCGCCGCCGGCCGTGTCGGCCACGATCAGCAGCGGATCCCACCGGCCGGTCTCGTTGCGGACGTCGTTGACCAGCCGCAGCAGCGCGTGGCCGGCGTTGCCGGGGGCGACGTCGGACAGCAGCAGCACCGGGTACGCGGTGCGGTGCCAACCGGTCGGCGACCAGACCCGGCGGGCGTAGCCGGCCCGCAGGTCCTCCAGGAAGGCGTGCACCAACAGCTTGCGTACCTGCTCGGGTTGCTCCCCGGTGCGCCGGTCGGTGGTCAGCCGTTCCGCGAAGCCGATGAAGGTGCCGCTCTGCCGGGGCGCGAGGTACTGCTGGCGCATGAACCAGCGGTACCGTCCACCGAGCACCGGAAGTCGACCGGACAGGGCGGCCCGGAACACCACGTCCGGCACCGCGCGCAGGACCAGCCAGAGGACCAGCCGGTACGCGGTGGCGAACAGCGTCTCCGCCTCCGAGGCACCCTGCAGGTTCTCGGTGGCCGGCCGTCGGCGCCACTGCCGCAGCATCTGGGTGATCCGGGCCCGCCGTTCGGTGACCTCGACGTCGGCCAACCGCTGATCCATCAGCCACCGGGCCAGCGGGTAGTGCCCGAAGGTGAACGGCGTGCCGCCGAAGGCGTCCAACGCCAGCTGATGGTGCATCACGTCGAGCAACGACCGGATGCCCCCGGAGTCGGGGAACCGGGTGGCGTCGATGACGACGTGCGGGACGCGTCGCCGGTGCGGCCGCCGCAGCCGCCGCAGCAGCCCGGCGCGGATCTCGGCACCGTCGTTGCCGACGGTGATCACGATCGGCAGGTCGTGCTCACCCCGGCGGGGGCGGCGCAGCAGCCTGCCGACGACGGCCAGCAGTTCGGCCATCCCGAGTGAGGCGAGGCGGTCGCCGGCCCGGTCGCCTGGTGTGGAGTCACCGGTCACCTGGTCAGTGTCGACCATGGGCGCCAGCCGTGGGGGCACCGTCGTGCGGCGGTGCGCGTCGTCGGCTGAGTGTGCGCGTCGTCGGCGTGCCTCAGGCGGCGTCGCGCACCCATGCCTCGGCGTGCGGCCCGGCACCGACCAGTCGCAGCAACTGGACCGACTGGGTCGGATCGTCGACCGTGACGAAGTAGGAGTTGCCCCGGCGCAGGTGCTGGTGGACGGTGAGGCCGAGCGCGTCACCGGCGTCGGCGAGCGCGGTCAGCGCGCCCGGATCCGGGACCCGTACCCGGATCTGGCTGCGCCGCCGGGAGCCGTTGGCGACCAGCAGCGCCGCCCGCCACATCGTCCGGGCCGTCGACGTGCGCTGGCCGGCCCGCACCTGCGGGCCGACCTGCCAGGCCGCCGCCTGCCACAGCCGGTCCAGCCAGGCGGTGACCTCGGCGGCGTCGGCGGCGCTGACCAGGACGTCGAACTGTTCCCGGTCGTCGCGTCCGCGTAGCGGCGCGGTGGTGGCCACCCGTACGCCCGGGAACTCGGCGTCGATGACCGTGGCGACCCGTTGGGCGAGTGCCGGATAACCGGTGCTGACCAGGCTCACCAGACCGGTCCGGCGCTGCCACGGCACCGGGCGCAACAGGTGGGTGACGGTGGCCGCCTCCACCCGGGGCAGCCGGTCGGCGGGGACGGCGGCGGCGAGCGCGTCGAGCAGCCGCCGGTGCGGGATCGCTCCCCAGCGCGGCGTCCCCGCCCCGGCGCAACCACGGGTACGCACCTCAACCGACATGCTGGGCCTCCGCCACCGGTTCGGCGAGCGCCTGGTACGCCGGTTTGATGACATCGTCGATGATCGCCAACCGCTCGTCGAACGGGATGAACGCACTCTTCATCGCGTTGACCGTCA from Solwaraspora sp. WMMD791 includes:
- a CDS encoding siderophore-interacting protein; the protein is MSFKDAKKHTTLCVVDVVGTERISPNIIRVTVGGEQLQRLPDHGFDHWFRLFLPQEHGETNFDVPHRADTIGYLKYLRMPAATRPHLRNYTVRAFRPAARELDIDFVVHGDDGVATRWVQRTTPGDTVALLDQGRGYDYPADTTYHLLAGDETALPAIAGILRDLPRDAVGLAVVEIPDPADAQPVDAPDGFEVRWLHREPGTRPGSVALAAVTAWTTDTPATVSAYLAGEQALPTSGRRHLVDIGVPKRRITFTGYWRIGTAH
- a CDS encoding cytochrome P450 yields the protein MATNRPPGPRGHWLTGNIRPYEADRIGFLRRCHTEYGDVFSFDERTVCVIDPVVAHDVLARTGGDFVTELAPFDGPPDLEFAAASGREWTPARRAARAGLVGQATTTTDIRTAQILDQVLTATGGHEVDVLDVMRGFAARSIADHCLGADAGDVPRTLADAIAATAPFETASYTPPAWLPTARRRRFRHAHRRFTDTLTAVVAQRRTAGDRRPGGPGAVEPGAAADLLDVLLAADPTPPDHLVVSTLRTVLIGGYGVPAAALTSIVRELALRQWLVDRLRADARRADSGLAGAVVAEALRLYPPAWLLTRTARRDTTVGRWSVRAGDEVLLNAYLIHRDPRWWPRPEEFDPDRWLAGGAAPGLAYLPFGAGPRVCLGTMLTRRQLAVVTSRLAGRFTIASPNAASVGPAFAGRLAPAGLRARFTT
- a CDS encoding rhodanese-like domain-containing protein, yielding MSKVLAVPPAPPAAAAAHFAAQLAYQTDVSDVYADLAATVPGLVVVDARGVEAWRHGRLPGALHLPHQEIAARAADVVPADTVVVTYCWGPGCNGATRAALRFAALGYQVKEMIGGYEYWVREGFEVVTDAGPRRARVDELTAVAASCDC
- a CDS encoding S8 family serine peptidase, with the translated sequence MSRRFTAGTVATVTALALLGAVPAGPAVAAPDTSHDTAAYTVVAEAGTSTAAAVAAIEAAGGTVVASTTSVGMYEVVTEEADFAARVAAAPALLGAAEKRAIGYAPRARFDAVEQEHRIVGGRPAGAGGHRGARMDPLDEKLWGLAMMRADKSRKVEPGERGVTVGILDTGIDGQHPDLRPNFSYSLSRNFAPDIPEIDGPCEVESCLDPVDRDDSGHGTHVAGTIGAAANGFGLSGVAPNVSLVALKGGQDSGYFFLDSVVNALVYAGDAGIDVVNMSFYVDPWLYNCLNNPADSAEEQASQRATIEAVNRALRYAHKRGVTLVGSLGNNHEDLGSPRPDSSSPNYGGTPRLRTIDNATCWDLPVEGAHVIGVSAIGPSKAKADYSNYGTEQISVAAPGGWFRDGYGTPTHRTYDNTILSSYPLHVLQEEGAVDADGNIVPGAEAYVAKECTAAGACAYYTYLQGTSMASPHVSGVAALIVSKYGKRDVRRGGLTLDPDKVEAHLYRTAAKTACPEPRLVSYANEGRSPEWDAYCDGGKNFNGFYGHGIVDAFAAVTRPLHHR
- a CDS encoding sialidase family protein: MPETPVTGFDADRIGRRVTAPPLGRLRARARRRLATLVGVAIGLLVVAVVAPGLAATVGRDPDADDRPAFPLRLVVFDDRTVVGYETSEQDCRVRFTRSVDGGASWLPLVGPDPGTSCLRDTGGHRVSRVTAFALTPDVYVVGVGATDHVSTDAGRTWSDATGTALTVEAFPPWAVPVNCLTPCPDLRPPVAVDPLHGRLYRLADPPTDTGLVYVTADGAIWTAGYTVGGTGTAVAVSTDQGASWRVSAGPAGSTVSGLAARDAATAFALFDSRVGSRPTLWRSDDGGQRWQEVPTTLPAVTTRVATIGADGRLLVAGTGRDRCPTWVSDDDGATFTAGTAGPYGVLDALPGRLWSSGHHPWSANQVTVDGINWQSVPGPAQ
- a CDS encoding amidase, which encodes MTDVQQPLDRLLDRRAFLARTAALAAATTVGTVAFPGLAGIASAAPSPVSGPAVKFNPELDKGAAYNKPRESVMSDPTEWTLSEAAWMIRHNKIVPVELVQAYLDRIAAYDSTYQAFNLVTAEAALKAARQWANRPYRGPLHGIPLAIKDNYFTEGVLTTASSYLFQDFVPPYDATSVAKLTVQGGIVLGKTQMGPLATSRATLPNGQITTINAWTPTNPSTNPGGSSTGTATAVAGRMATSGIGTQTGGSITAPSNAQNLTGIKPTMGRVSLAGIIPLTYSRDHPGPLARDAKDAAIMLMAMAGPDPADPRSQGLPPVPNLINAATPRYDGGNLRMRWKTRIGVLPGYADGTSETALARQAFLSAMAAIPECELVEVPFPDEWDLLTGSAFNNVRLPERSEPFMPYLRDDLRGFGVSVTSWLQGCLLDANGYVTGQRAKLLLLERILDQIFGTCDVVVQTSPVPFDIVGLPEIALPIGFTGGGVPIGTILGGLPYAEDRLLSVAAAYQAVTDWHWRRPPEPPTSAPAAAARSAAATATRGRLTAEEVAELTQ
- a CDS encoding RNA polymerase sigma factor, encoding MRDSPAPAGDIVGALYAGCYRRLVVQLYAVTGDLGEAQEVVQEAFVRALMFPQRFATLDNPEAWLRRVAVNLARSRHRRRRILARLLPRLAAPVEAERLVADTSTAHVALMRALRELPDGQRHAIALHYLADLPVAEVAEALGVTEGTVKSRLSRGRVALAALLDAPRPDRSSHA